Proteins found in one Panthera tigris isolate Pti1 chromosome B3, P.tigris_Pti1_mat1.1, whole genome shotgun sequence genomic segment:
- the DUT gene encoding deoxyuridine 5'-triphosphate nucleotidohydrolase, mitochondrial isoform X3, producing the protein MRVQGGRRRPRSRGPRACASPRAAHAPPPCALRQTAAAVTASEVILPGRIFRVQTRRAPAGAGQPTSAQTSGQMTPVCPRPALGYHFFPCLLRSVFKDARSAAPRAEAAGPPRPLSSTRSLSRGCRGASIILSPLVPSFLSFCSAMPCSEATPTISPSKRARPAEDAMRLRFVRLSEHATAPSKGSARAAGYDLYSAYDYTVPPMEKVLVKTDIQIALPSGCYGRVAPRSGLAAKHFIDVGAGVIDEDYRGNVGVVLFNFGKEKFEVKKGDRIAQLICERIFYPEIEEVQVLDDTERGSGGFGSTGKN; encoded by the exons atgAGGGTCCAAGGAGGCAGGCGGAGACCTCGTTCCCGGGGGCCCAGAGCCTGCGCCAGCCCAAGGGCGGCCCATGCGCCGCCTCCTTGCGCTCTTCGTCAGACGGCGGCGGCGGTTACTGCTTCCGAGGTCATTTTACCCGGACGTATCTTTAGGGTGCAGACCCGGAGAGCGCCTGCGGGAGCGGGCCAGCCAACCAGCGCCCAAACTTCGGGGCAAATGACTCCCGTCTGCCCTCGCCCGGCTCTCGGCTACCATTTCTTTCCGTGTTTGCTCCGCTCAGTGTTTAAAGACGCGCGCAGCGCAGCGCCGAGAGCAGAGGCCGCGGGGCCGCCCCGGCCGCTGTCCAGCACTCGCAGCCTGAGTCGGGGCTGCCGCGGCGCCAGTA TCATTCTGAGTCCACttgttccctcttttctctcGTTCTGCTCTGCCATGCCTTGCTCTGAAGCGACACCCACCATCTCCCCCAGCAAGCGGGCTCGGCCTGCGGAGGACGCCATGCGGCTCCGCTTTGTCCGGCTCTCGGAGCACGCCACCGCCCCGAGCAAGGGGTCCGCGCGGGCCGCGGGCTACGACCTGTACAG TGCCTATGATTATACAGTACCACCTATGGAAAAAGTCCTTGTGAAAACGGACATTCAGATAGCTCTTCCTTCTGGGTGCTATGGAAGAGTAG ctccCCGTTCTGGCTTGGCTGCGAAACACTTCATAGATGTAGGAG ctgGCGTCATAGATGAAGATTATAGAGGAAATGTGGGTGTTGTACTATTTAATTTTGGCAAAGAAAAGTTTGAAG tCAAAAAGGGTGATCGAATTGCACAGCTCATTTGTGAACGGATTTTTTATCCAGAAATAGAAGAAGTTCAG GTTTTGGATGACACTGAAAGGGGTTCAGGAGGTTTTGGTTCTACTGGGAAGAATTAA
- the DUT gene encoding deoxyuridine 5'-triphosphate nucleotidohydrolase, mitochondrial isoform X2, producing the protein MAAGGAAPATPTISPSKRARPAEDAMRLRFVRLSEHATAPSKGSARAAGYDLYSAYDYTVPPMEKVLVKTDIQIALPSGCYGRVAPRSGLAAKHFIDVGAGVIDEDYRGNVGVVLFNFGKEKFEVKKGDRIAQLICERIFYPEIEEVQVLDDTERGSGGFGSTGKN; encoded by the exons ATGGCCGCGGGGGGCGCCGCCCCAG CGACACCCACCATCTCCCCCAGCAAGCGGGCTCGGCCTGCGGAGGACGCCATGCGGCTCCGCTTTGTCCGGCTCTCGGAGCACGCCACCGCCCCGAGCAAGGGGTCCGCGCGGGCCGCGGGCTACGACCTGTACAG TGCCTATGATTATACAGTACCACCTATGGAAAAAGTCCTTGTGAAAACGGACATTCAGATAGCTCTTCCTTCTGGGTGCTATGGAAGAGTAG ctccCCGTTCTGGCTTGGCTGCGAAACACTTCATAGATGTAGGAG ctgGCGTCATAGATGAAGATTATAGAGGAAATGTGGGTGTTGTACTATTTAATTTTGGCAAAGAAAAGTTTGAAG tCAAAAAGGGTGATCGAATTGCACAGCTCATTTGTGAACGGATTTTTTATCCAGAAATAGAAGAAGTTCAG GTTTTGGATGACACTGAAAGGGGTTCAGGAGGTTTTGGTTCTACTGGGAAGAATTAA
- the DUT gene encoding deoxyuridine 5'-triphosphate nucleotidohydrolase, mitochondrial isoform X1 has translation MTPVCPRPALGYHFFPCLLRSVFKDARSAAPRAEAAGPPRPLSSTRSLSRGCRGATTPTISPSKRARPAEDAMRLRFVRLSEHATAPSKGSARAAGYDLYSAYDYTVPPMEKVLVKTDIQIALPSGCYGRVAPRSGLAAKHFIDVGAGVIDEDYRGNVGVVLFNFGKEKFEVKKGDRIAQLICERIFYPEIEEVQVLDDTERGSGGFGSTGKN, from the exons ATGACTCCCGTCTGCCCTCGCCCGGCTCTCGGCTACCATTTCTTTCCGTGTTTGCTCCGCTCAGTGTTTAAAGACGCGCGCAGCGCAGCGCCGAGAGCAGAGGCCGCGGGGCCGCCCCGGCCGCTGTCCAGCACTCGCAGCCTGAGTCGGGGCTGCCGCGGCGCCA CGACACCCACCATCTCCCCCAGCAAGCGGGCTCGGCCTGCGGAGGACGCCATGCGGCTCCGCTTTGTCCGGCTCTCGGAGCACGCCACCGCCCCGAGCAAGGGGTCCGCGCGGGCCGCGGGCTACGACCTGTACAG TGCCTATGATTATACAGTACCACCTATGGAAAAAGTCCTTGTGAAAACGGACATTCAGATAGCTCTTCCTTCTGGGTGCTATGGAAGAGTAG ctccCCGTTCTGGCTTGGCTGCGAAACACTTCATAGATGTAGGAG ctgGCGTCATAGATGAAGATTATAGAGGAAATGTGGGTGTTGTACTATTTAATTTTGGCAAAGAAAAGTTTGAAG tCAAAAAGGGTGATCGAATTGCACAGCTCATTTGTGAACGGATTTTTTATCCAGAAATAGAAGAAGTTCAG GTTTTGGATGACACTGAAAGGGGTTCAGGAGGTTTTGGTTCTACTGGGAAGAATTAA